One part of the Arabidopsis thaliana chromosome 4, partial sequence genome encodes these proteins:
- a CDS encoding Dynein light chain type 1 family protein (Dynein light chain type 1 family protein; FUNCTIONS IN: microtubule motor activity; INVOLVED IN: microtubule-based process; LOCATED IN: microtubule associated complex; CONTAINS InterPro DOMAIN/s: Dynein light chain, type 1/2 (InterPro:IPR001372); BEST Arabidopsis thaliana protein match is: Dynein light chain type 1 family protein (TAIR:AT3G16120.1); Has 1221 Blast hits to 1219 proteins in 223 species: Archae - 0; Bacteria - 0; Metazoa - 628; Fungi - 103; Plants - 253; Viruses - 0; Other Eukaryotes - 237 (source: NCBI BLink).) has translation MLEGKAVMGDTDMKQTMKEDALSLASKALDCFDVTEPTQIARFIKKEFDRSYGSGWQCIVGTHFGSFVTHCSGCFIHFSVGSLTILLFKGSVGEPAPPDRCSS, from the exons atgTTAGAAGGGAAAGCAGTAATGGGTGATACAGATATGAAGCAAACAATGAAGGAAGATGCTCTTAGTTTGGCCTCCAAAGCCCTTGATTGCTTTGATGTCACCGAACCTACTCAAATTGCCCGTTTCATCAAGAAG gAATTTGATAGAAGTTACGGATCGGGGTGGCAGTGCATCGTGGGGACGCATTTCGGATCTTTCGTGACTCATTGCAGTGGCTGCTTCATCCATTTCTCAGTTGGCAGCCTTACCATTTTGCTTTTTAAGGGATCAGTCGGTGAACCGGCCCCCCCGGACCGATGCTCTAGCTAA